Within Eggerthella sp. YY7918, the genomic segment TCGTCCCGGCGTCTACCTTGAGACGAACGTGCGCACGGTATTTCTGCATGAGCTGTTTGCCGACCGCGAGAAGGTGAGCGACCGCGAGCTGTGGCCTCTTGTCGAGGCGACGTGTCCTGAGGACGACGCGCGTGCGTGGTACTATGCACTGCTCGATTACGGCGCCCATCTCAAGGCGGTGGTGGCAAATCCGTCGCGGCGCAGCGCTCATCACACGCGACAGTCGACCTTCGAGGGGTCGCGACGGCAAAAGCGTGCCGAACTCGTCCGTCTTGTGCTGGCTGAGCCGGGCATCGGCATCGACGAGTTGGCTGAACGCCTCGACGCCTTCGAGCGCGATGCTGGTCGTAAGGGCGTGGATGCGGCAACGTTTACTTCCATCGTCGCCGATTTGGTTGCAGAAGGGTTTTTCCGTCGCGAAGGCGATGCGTTTTTCGCCTAAGGCGCATTGAGGTCGCATGATAACGAAAGGACAAGGCCGTGGGTTTGCTTGAGCTCTTCCTTATCGCCGTGGGCTTGTCCATGGACGCGTTTGCGGTATCGGTGTGCAAGGGTCTGTGCATGAAGCGGCTCAACGTGCGCCAAGCCTTTGTTATCGCGCTTTTCTTCGGCGGCTTTCAGGGACTCATGCCGCTTATTGGCTGGGCTTTGGGTACGCAGTTTGAACGCTTCATCACGCCGGTTGATCATTGGATTGCGTTTGGCCTGCTCGCTCTCATCGGCGGAAAGATGCTCTGGGATGCGCTGCACGAGGACGATGAAGCCCTCGCGTGTCCGGCTGACGGCAAGCTTGATATGCGCGAGCTGGTGATGTTGGCTATCGCCACCAGCATCGATGCGCTTGCCGTGGGAAT encodes:
- a CDS encoding adenine glycosylase, with the protein product MSKEAFVERVRTQGALLYRDLPWRNLDDPYAVLVSEVMLQQTQVVRVGKYWNRFMGMFPTIDALAAASTADVLAQWQGLGYNRRALALKRTAEVCSAERGGTLPATNEELQALPGIGPATAAGVMAFAYNRPGVYLETNVRTVFLHELFADREKVSDRELWPLVEATCPEDDARAWYYALLDYGAHLKAVVANPSRRSAHHTRQSTFEGSRRQKRAELVRLVLAEPGIGIDELAERLDAFERDAGRKGVDAATFTSIVADLVAEGFFRREGDAFFA
- a CDS encoding manganese efflux pump MntP family protein — translated: MGLLELFLIAVGLSMDAFAVSVCKGLCMKRLNVRQAFVIALFFGGFQGLMPLIGWALGTQFERFITPVDHWIAFGLLALIGGKMLWDALHEDDEALACPADGKLDMRELVMLAIATSIDALAVGITFAFLRVDIAVSVGLIGLTTFVLSLVGVAVGHRFGARYEKPATIVGGVVLILIGLKILLEHLGIIAF